The Salvia miltiorrhiza cultivar Shanhuang (shh) chromosome 1, IMPLAD_Smil_shh, whole genome shotgun sequence genome has a window encoding:
- the LOC131005312 gene encoding LYR motif-containing protein At3g19508, with amino-acid sequence MVCREMQKVLRAYGEVLRLVRRLPEDSRPYYAKFARENFVNYREVDPNDDVAVDELLRRTYNHSLWVLNKYGVDESVAGKLKGICSA; translated from the exons ATGGTTTGCCGAGAAATGCAGAAGGTGTTAAGAGCCTATGGCGAGGTGCTGCGACTGGTGCGCCGCCTGCCGGAGGACAGTAGGCCTTACTACGCTAAATTCGCTCGCGAAAACTTCGTCAATTACAGAGAAGTCGACCCCAACGATGACGTCGCCGTCGACGAACTCCTCCGCCGGACCTACAATCATTCTCTTTGGGTCCTCAACAAg TATGGCGTGGATGAATCTGTGGCGGGTAAGCTCAAAGGGATTTGCTCGGCTTGA
- the LOC131011979 gene encoding uncharacterized protein LOC131011979 codes for MKPQHLLLVVLPYLPAILAVKYVAINDAQSSPGGARFEAEIGIPYTLEIMKDINYFIWDIFQQYNESERKAVELVKVFIQQYDGAEAITYGENVNVSALYLQGYQGNLKWEYTSLLHHELTHVFQWNGEGQAPVGLVEGMADYMILKSNYYPPAFAKAGTGDRWDQGYDFTARFLEYCEELRSGFVAELNKKMRHSFSEDLFVELMGKPLPQLWAEYKAKYAH; via the coding sequence ATGAAACCACAGCATCTCCTCCTCGTCGTCCTCCCATATTTGCCGGCCATCCTGGCCGTCAAATACGTGGCCATCAACGACGCGCAGAGCAGCCCGGGAGGGGCGAGGTTCGAGGCGGAGATCGGGATCCCCTACACATTAGAGATCATGAAGGACATCAACTACTTCATTTGGGACATTTTTCAACAATATAACGAATCGGAGAGGAAGGCCGTGGAGCTCGTGAAGGTGTTCATCCAGCAATACGACGGCGCGGAGGCCATCACCTACGGCGAGAACGTGAACGTGAGCGCGCTCTACTTGCAGGGCTACCAAGGGAACCTCAAGTGGGAGTACACCTCTCTCCTCCACCACGAGCTGACGCATGTGTTCCAGTGGAACGGCGAGGGGCAGGCGCCCGTGGGCCTCGTGGAGGGGATGGCCGATTACATGATACTCAAATCCAACTACTATCCGCCGGCGTTCGCCAAGGCCGGGACGGGGGATAGGTGGGATCAGGGCTATGATTTCACGGCCAGGTTTTTGGAGTATTGTGAGGAGCTGAGGTCGGGGTTTGTGGCGGAGTTGAATAAGAAGATGAGGCACAGCTTTTCTGAGGATTTGTTTGTGGAACTCATGGGGAAGCCGCTGCCGCAGCTGTGGGCGGAGTATAAGGCCAAGTATGCACATTAG